One Echeneis naucrates chromosome 1, fEcheNa1.1, whole genome shotgun sequence DNA segment encodes these proteins:
- the LOC115043542 gene encoding GTP-binding protein Rhes, translating into MSLEVKGKTQVRLVFLGAAGVGKTALILRFLQDTFEPKHRRTVEELHSKEYDIDGVKVTVEILDTSGSYSFPAMRKLSIQNSDAFALVYAVDDPESLEAVKSLRDEILEIKEDKYTPIVVVGNKADREEARQVSSEDVLSTVELDWNNSYLEASAKENANVVEVFKELLQQANLPSRLSPALRRRRETFPKDTNFRPPMNKTNSCILS; encoded by the coding sequence ATGTCCCTGGAGGTGAAGGGGAAGACCCAGGTACGTCTCGTGTTTCTGGGGGCAGCCGGAGTAGGCAAGACAGCTCTGATCCTACGCTTCCTTCAAGACACATTTGAACCCAAACACAGGCGCACAGTGGAAGAGCTGCACAGTAAGGAGTATGACATAGATGGGGTCAAGGTCACGGTGGAGATCCTGGACACCAGTGGCAGCTACTCCTTCCCTGCCATGCGCAAGCTTTCCATCCAAAACAGTGACGCCTTTGCATTGGTGTATGCTGTGGATGACCCAGAGTCACTGGAGGCTGTCAAGAGCCTTCGAGATGAGATCCTGGAAATCAAGGAGGACAAGTACACGCCCATCGTAGTGGTGGGGAACAAGGCGGACCGGGAGGAGGCGCGACAGGTGTCCAGCGAGGACGTGCTCTCAACAGTAGAGCTGGACTGGAACAACAGCTACCTGGAAGCGTCCGCAAAGGAGAACGCCAACGTGGTAGAGGTGTTCAAGGAGCTCCTGCAACAGGCAAATCTTCCCAGCCGCCTCAGCCCTGCACTGCGCAGACGCAGAGAGACATTTCCAAAAGACACCAACTTCCGGCCACCAATGAATAAGACCAACAGCTGTATTCTGTCATAA